The following nucleotide sequence is from Deinococcus aerius.
GCGTTCCCGGTCAGGCCGCGGGACAGCACGTTCGCGCCCGTGTAGGGATCACGGTTTCCCAGGGCGAAGACGCGCCCCGCCACGTGGAAGACCGCCACCTGCTGGCCCCGCACCAGGGCACACACGCCGGTCCCCGGCAGGATGTCGCCCAGGGCACACACGCGCGTCCAGGTCTGTTCGGCGGAGGGGGGAGTCAGGGTCAGGGTCATGGGAGGGCTCCTTTGGGGGAGGTTGTGGGGAGGGGTTTCCTCCACCCCCGTCTTCTCAGTCGTCCCCGCCCGCCATCGGCAGGGGGATCAGCTCGTGCGGGGAGGCGGGGCGAACCTGGCCGCGCTCGTTCACCCACTGAACGCCCTCGTCGCGGGCATCGGAGTTGACGAAGGTGCGGAAGCGGGCGAGGCCCGCGGGATCGGCCAGCGTGGCGGCCCACTCGTCGAAGTAGGAATCGACGTGCCCCGCCATCGCGGCGTCGAGGTCGGCGCAGAGGCCCAGCGTGTCGTCCAGGATCACGCCGCGCAGATACTCCACGCCGCCCTCCAGGTTCTCCAGCCAGGCGCTCGTGCGCTGGAGGCGGTCGGCGGTGCGGATATAGAACATCAGGAAGCGGTCAATGGTGCGGATCAGCGTCTCCTCGTCGAGGTCGGCGGCGAGGAGGACCGCGTGCCTGGGCGTCACGCCGCCGTTGCCGCCGACGTACAGGTTCCAGCCCTTCTCGGTGGCGATCACGCCGAAGTCCTTGCCGCGTGCCTCGGCACACTCGCGGGTGCAGCCGGAGACACCCGACTTGAGCTTGTGCGGGCTGCGCAGACCCCGGTACCGCAGTTCGAGCCTGACCGCCAGGCCCGTCGAGTCCTGCACCCCGTAGCGGCACCACGTCTGGCCCACGCAGCTCTTCACCGTCCGCAGGCTCTTGCCGTAGGCGTGACCGCTCTCGAAGCCCGCGGCGATCAGGTCGCCCCAGATCGCGGGGAGGTCGTCGCGCTGGGCGCCCAGCAGGTCGATGCGCTGCCCACCCGTGATCTTGCAGTACAAACCGTACTTCTTGGCGACCGCGCCAATAGCGATGAGGCCGTCCGGGGTGATCTCGCCGCCCGGCACGCGGGGCACGACCGAGTAGGTGCCGTTCTTCTGGATGTTCGCCAGAAAGGCGTCGTTCGTGTCCTGAAGGGGGGCGTGTTCGGCCTTGAGGACATACTCGCCGTGCAGGCTCGCCAGGATGCTCGCCACGGCGGGCTTGCACGTCTCGCAGCCCAGGCCGGTGCCGTGGGCGCCGAGCACTTCGTCCCAGGTGCGGTAGCCCCTCACCCGGATGAGGTCGAGGAGTTCCCGGCGCGAGTGCGGGAAATGTTCGCAGAGGTGGTTGGAGACGATCTCGCCCAGGCGCCGCAGCTCGGTCTGGAGGAGGCCGTGCAGGTTCGGCACGCAGCCGCCGCAGCCCGTCCCCGCCCCGGTGCATTTCTTCAGGCCCGCCACGTCGCGGCAGCCGCCCGAAATAGCCTCCACCAACGTGTTCGTGCGGACGTTCTCGCAGGAGCAGACGAGGGCGTTGGCACTGGTGGGCGGAGCCTCGACACCGGGCGGCGGCACGAGCAACGTCTCGGGCGGGACCGTGAGCGGCGTGCCCGAGAGCGCGAGGTCGAGCAGGTCGCCGTAGCGGGCGGTGTCGCCCACGAGCAGGCCGCCCAGGACGCGGGTGCCGTCCGGGCTGAGGACCAGTTTCGAGTACGTGCCCCGCACGTTGTCGCTCAGGCTGACCGAGCGCGCCTCCGGCGTCTGCCCCTTCGCGTCACCGAAGGAGCCGACCTCGACCCCCAGGAGCTTGAGCTTGGTGCTGAGGTCCGCGCCGGTGAACCGCGCGTCCGTGGGTCCGCTCAGCCCCAGGTCCGCGAGGAGGTTCGCCGCCGCCACCCTCGCCATCGCGTAGCCGGGGGCGACGAGGCCGTACACCCGCCCGCCGTGCAGCGCGCACTCGCCGACCGCGTACACGGCGGGGTCGCTCGTCACGCAGCGGTCGTCGATCTGGACGCCGCCGCGCTCCCCGACTGTGAGGCCGCCCGCGCGGGCGAGATCGTCGCGGGGCCGGATGCCCGCTGAAAAGACGACCAGATCGGTCTCCAGCCGCGAGCCGTCCGCGAAGGCGAGGCCAGTGACGCGCCCGGCGCCGTCCGTGCAGACCTCGCTCGTCGCCCTGGAGACGTGGACGCCGATGCCCATGTCCTCGATGATCCGTTTCAGCAGGGCGCCGCCCTCCGCGTCGAGCTGGGCGGGCATGAGGTGGGGGGCAAACTCGACCACGTGGGTTTCCAGCCCCAGCTTGCCCAGCGCCCCGGCGGCCTCCAGCCCGAGCAGCCCGCCGCCGATCACGGCCCCGACACGTGCAGTCCGGGCGGCTTCCCGGATCGCGTCGAGGTCATCCAAGCTGCGGTACACGAAGCAGCCCGCCGCGTCCCTGCCCGGAATGGGCGGCACGAAGGGGAAGGAGCCGGTGGCGAGGACCAGCGCGTCGTAGGCGAGCGTTTGCTCCCCGGCCCGGCCCGTCACGTTGACGGTGCGGCCTTCCCGGTCCACGGCGGTCGCGCGGCTCCAGGCGATGTTCACCCCCTGCTCCTCATAGCCCTCCGCGGTGGCGAGGGAGAGGTTGGGGCGGTCGTCGTCGAAGTGGGCGCTGAGGCGAACGCGGTCGTAGGCGAGCCGGGTCTCCTCGCTGATCACGGTGACCTTCAGGGCGTCCGGCCCGGCCTGGGCTCGCAGAAGGTCCACCAGCCGGTGGCCGACCATGCCGTTCCCCACGATGACGACGTGGGGACGTTGGTTCTGGGGGGTGCGTTGGGGCATCGGTTCCTCCAGTCGGGCGAATCAGGACAGGTTGCCCGCCGCCACGCCCCCATTGAGCAGGACAAAGTGCAGATTGTCAACAAAATCGGGAAAACTTGACCAGACTTCTCCGCGTATTACCCAGCTACTACCTTCATTCTTGTAATTTGTCTAAAAAATCTTGAACAAAATGCGAATTTGGCCTTGACTCCCCTGACCTTGCCTGCCAAGGTGCGCCCATGCCGAGCGCGCTCCTCCCCAACCGCGACCCGTCCACGCGCGTCGTGCGGACGACCTGTCCGTACTGCGCGGTGCAGTGCAACTTCGACCTGCATGTGGAGAACAACCTGCCCGTCCGGGTCACGCCGACGAAGGAGTGCCCGGTCGCCCGCGGCACCGTCTGCAAGAAGGGCCTCTCCGCGCTGAACGACCTGCGCCACCCCGACCGCCTGACCCAGCCCCTGCTGCGGAAGAACGGCGAACTCGTGCCCGTGGGCTGGCCCGAGGCGCTGGCCTACGTGAGTGACGCCCTGCGCCCGCTCCTCGCCACCCGCCCCGACGCGGTGGGCGTCTTCGGCAGCGGCAGCCTGACGAACGAGAAGGCGTACCTCCTGGGCAAGTTCGCCCGCCTGGCGCTGGGGACCGCGAACATCGACTACAACGGGCGCTACTGCATGGCCTCGGCGGCGACGGCGCTGAGCCGCACGGTGGGCTACGACCGGGGCCTGGGTTTTCCGCTGGGGGACATGGCGACGAGCGACCTGATCCTGCTGGTCGGCGCGAACATCGCCGAGACGCTGCCGCCCATCATGCAGTACCTCAAGTCGGCGCGGGACCGGGGGGCGGCGGTGTACTCCATCGATCCCCGCGCGACCCCGACCGCGAAGGTGGCCGGGCGCCACCTCGCCCTCCGCCCCGGCACCGACGGCGTCCTCGCCCTGGGCCTGCTCCACCTCATGAAGGCGTGGGGCCGCATCCGCCCGACCGCCCCTGCCCACGGCATGCCCGAGGTGCTATCCCAGGCGGACGACTACCCGCCCGCCCGCGTGGCGCACGAGTGCGGCATCGGCGAGGACGAGCTGCTCACTCTGGGCAGGCTCTACGCGGGCGCGCACAAGCCGCTGATCCTGACCGGGCGCGGCCCCGAGCAGCACGCGCACGGCACCGACACCGTGCAGGCGTACCTCAACCTCGCCTTCCTGACCGGGCACTTCGGCAAGCCGGGCGGCGGGTACGGCACCCTGACCGGGCAGGGCAACGGCCAGGGCGGGCGCGAACACGGGCAGAAGGCGGACCAGCTTCCCGGGGCGCGCAGCCTGCGGAACCCCGGGCACCGCGCGGAGATCGCCGCCCTGTGGGGATGCTCACCCGACGCCCTGCCCCAACCCGGCGTGAGCGCCCAAGAACTCCTCAACGCCTGTGGTGAGGAAGGCGGCATCGAGGCCCTGATCGTCCTGGGCTCCAACCCGGTCGTCAGCGCGCCGGGCGCGGGGCAGGTGCGGGAACGGCTCGAAGCCCTGAGGCACCTCATCGTCATCGACTTCCTGCCCAGCGAGACCGCGGGGCTCGCCACCCTCGTCCTCCCCGGCTCCATGTGGTGCGAGGAGGAGGGGACGACCACCAACCTCGAAGGCCGTGTCCAGCGCCGCCGCAAGGCGATCACGGCGCCCGGCGCGGCCCGCGAGGACTGGCGCATCCTGTGCGACCTGGCGGCGGCGGTCGGGCGGCCCTGGGGCTTCACCTACGCCACCTTCCGCGAGCTTCAGGACGAGTTCTTCCGGGCGACGCGGGGCGGCCTCGCCGACTACAGCGGCCTGAGCGCCGAACGCCTCGACCGGGCGAGCGCCCAGTGGCCCGTCCGCAGCGCCGACGGCCCCGACACTCCCTATGCCTACGCGCCGACGTATCCGACGCCGGACGGCCTCGCCAAACTCCACACGCCCAGCTTCCCGCCGCCTCCCGACCACCAGGGGCTCACCCTCACGACGGGTCGGCTGGGCAACCAGTACCAGAGCGGCACCCAGACCCGGCGCAACCCGGCCCTGCGGGCGAGCCTCGAACTTCAGGTCCATCCCGACACGGCCCGCGAGCGTGGCCTGAACCCCGGCGACCTCGCCCGCGTCACCACCCGGCACGGCACCCTCGACCTGCCCGTGGCGCTGAACCCCGGCCTGCGCCCCGACACCTTGTTCATGCCCTTCCACTGGGAGGCGAGCGCGAATCTGCTGACCAGCCCCGACCGGCTCGACCCCCACTCGCGGATGCCCGCCTTCAAGGCGACGCCCGCCACGCTCGCGCCCGTTCCCGTCGCTGTACCCGAAGCTCGGGCCGTCCGACCCGCCCTGCTGGAGGGGGGCGTGCCCGTCTGACCCAGCCCTCTGCCTGCCTGTGTTGGTCCTCACTCCACACCCCATCCCCGAGGTTCCCGCATGACCCAGCACGCCTACCTTCCTCTTCCCGCCCCCGCCCTCTCTGCCGATGCCCGGCGTGTGGTGACCTGGAGTACCCTCGGCTTCACCCTGATGTTCGCCGTGTGGGTGATGTTCTCCATCGTGGGGCTGCCCATCCGCAAGCAGCTCGGGCTGACGGACGCGCAGTTCACGCTGCTCACCGCCATTCCGGTGCTGACGGGCTCGCTGCTGCGCCTCCCCGCCGGGCTGCTGGCCGACCGCTTCGGGGGCAAGGCGACCTTTCTGGCCGTGACGCTGGTGACCGCCGCGTTCTCGCTGGCGCTCTCGTTCGCGTCGGGGTACGGCACGCTGCTCGCGCTCGCCCTGGGGGTGGGCCTGGCGGGCGTGAGCTTCGCGGTGGGGAACGCCTGGATCGCCCAGTGGGCGCCCGCCGCGCGGCAGGGCCTCGCGCTGGGAACCTTCGGGGCGGGGAACGCGGGGGCGAGCATCACCAAGCTGGCCGCGCCCCTGCTCATCACGCTGGTGCCCGCCGGGCTGCTGATTCCGGGTGGGTGGCATTTCGTCCCCTTCGCGTTCGCCCTGCTGCTCGTGCTGTGCGCGCTCCTGACCGCCCGGCTGACCCCCGCCGACGCCGCCACGCGCCCGCAGCGCACCCTCGCCGACTGGCTGCGGCCCCTGGGGAACGTGCAGGTCTGGCGCTTCGGGCTGTACTACGTGGTCTTCTTCGGCGCCTATGTGGCCCTGAGCCTCTTCCTGCCGAAGTATTACGTGGACCACTACGGGCTCCCGCTGGCGGAGGCGGGCCTGCTCACCGCCCTGTTCATCTTTCCGGCGAGCCTGCTGCGGCCCCTCGGCGGCTACCTGAGCGACCGGTTCGGGCCGCGCGGGGTGACGGTCGCCTCCCTCGCGGTCATGCTCCTGGGCCTGCTGCCCCTGACCCATGACCTCCCGCTCGTCACCTTCCTGGGGCTGACCACCGTGGTCGGGGTCGGCATGGGCGTGGGCAAGGCGAGTACGTACACGCTGGTCGCGCGGTGGTATCCCGGCCAGATGGGCGTGGTGGGCGGCTTGGTCGGCCTGCTCGGCGGTCTGGGCGGCTTCATCCTCCCGCTGACCTTCGCGGCGCTGAAGCCCACGCTGGGCGCGCAGGCGGCCTTCATCACCCTGCTCGCGGTGACGTTCGCCAGCGGCGTGGTCTTCGTGGCGAGCATGTTGCGCCTCCGCGCCCTCGGGCGGCGGCCCAGCTTCGCCTGACAGGGACCGGATGCGGGGCGGGGCCGGGTGTTCTTCCCTCCCCGCCCGTTAACCCACTCCTAACGGCCTGGGTGCACAGTGGGGCATGAGAAAGCTCGCCATGACGGTCCTCGCGCTGGGCGCCCTGTGGCCCGCCGCTCTCGCGCAGACGGCCCCCACCGCCCGGACCTGCACCCTCACCCCCGCCGAGACGGAAGGCCCCTACTACACGCCCGGCGCCCCGGCCAGGAGCGACCTCGCCGCCGACGTGAGGACGGGCACGCCGCTCACCGTGAGCGGGCAGGTCCTCGACCAGAACTGCCAGCCCCTGAGGGGCGCGACCGTGGATGTGTGGCAGGCCGACGCCGAGGGCCAGTACGACAACAGCGGGTACACCCTGCGGGGTAAGGTCACGACCGACGCGCGGGGCCGCTACACCTTCCAGACCGTCGTGCCGGGCGAGTATCCGGGCCGCACGCCGCACATCCACGTCAAGGTGACGGCGCCGGGCGGGCGCACGCTGACCACCCAGCTCTATATCCCCGGTCTTGCCAGCAACGCGCGGGACCGCATCTACCAGGCACAGATGCAGCTTCAGAACTACCGCCTCCAGGGCGGCAGGGCCACGGCCACCTACACCTTCGTCGTGCAGAGGTAAAGACGAGGCCAAGGCGGCCTTTAAGGGGCCGGGTCTTGCGCTCCCGCCCGCCGTGCCAGGATGCGGGGGCCGGGTTCCCGGCATCCCACCCCAGCACAGGAGGCGCCCCATGACTGACCCCGGAGACCTTGCCAACACCGACGCCGACGCCCGCGACGACTTCGACCGCACCAAGCGGGTCAATCCCGGCAAGGGGGAGGACCGCCTGGAGGAAGCCCTCCAGCGCAATGACCAGGACGAGGGCCGGATGGCGTCCGAGGACCCCGACCCCCTCGACCAGTAGGACCAGGCTGGACGACCGGCTTCCCGCGGGGGAGGCCGGTTTCCCGTGATGGAAGAACACCGTCCTGCTGGGCGGCGGGAAGTTTCCCTCTCAGGCGACCTCCCGCCGCAAGGGGCCTACTCCACGCCCTCTCCCTCGCGCCGGAAGGCCACCTTCCCGCCCACCACCGTCAGCAGCGGCCAGCCGCGCAGCCACTCGCCCGCCCAGGGGGAGAACTTGGCTTTGCTCCTGAACTCGGCCGGGTTGACCTCCCGCTCCGTTTCGAGGTCCAGCACCACGAGGTCGGCGGGGGCGCCCTCCTCCAGCGTCGGCTCGGGCCAGCCCATCACGCGGGCGGGGGCGGCGGTCATCAGGTCGAGCAGCTTTTCCAGCCCCAGCCGCTCCCCGAGCCGTGTCCACATCAGCGGGAAGGCGAGTTCGATGGACGCGATGCCGAAGGGGGCCTCCAGCAGGTCGCGTTCCTTCTCCGCCCGGGTGTGCGGCGCGTGGTCGGTGGCGAGGCAGTCCACCGTGCCGTCGAGCAGGCCTTCCAGGAGGTGGTCGGCGTCGGTCTGGGTCCGCAGCGGCGGCGCCACCTTGTAGAGCGCGTCGAAGGACCGCAGCGTCTCGTCCGTCAGCGTCAGGTGGTGGGGGCAGACCTCGCAGGTGACGGGCAGGCCGCGCCGTTTGGCCTCCCGCATGAGGTCGAGGGCTCGGGCCGTCGAGAGGTGCTGGACATGCAGCCGCGCCCCCGTCTGCGCCACGATCTCCAGGTCACGGGCGACCCGGGCCGCCTCCGCCGCCGCCGGGTTGCCGGGCAGGCCGAGTTCCTCGGACACCGGCCCCTCGTTCATCACGCCGTCGGCGCGCAGGGAGGCGTCCTCGGCGTGGACGCTCACGACCATGCCGAGCGAGCGGGCGTATTCCAGCCCCAGCCGCAGCACCCGCGCGTTCTCGTTCGTGCGCCCATCGTCGGTGAACATGGCCGCCCCCGCCTCCTTCAGGAAGGCGAGTTCGGCCAGATGCTCGCCCTTCTGCCCCTTGGTGAGGGCGGCGGCGGGCCTGAGGCGAGCGAAGCCCAGCCCCTCTGCCTTCTCAATCAGCGCGCGCACGATGGCCGGATCGTCCACGACCGGCGACGTGTTCGGCATGGAGACGACCGTGCCGTACCCGCCCGCCGCCGCCGCCGCCAGCCCCGAGGCGAGGTCTTCCTTCTCTGTCTGCCCCGGCTCGCGCAGGTGGGCGTGGAGTTCGATCAGGGCGGGTGCGACCGTGCCACCCCGCCCGTCGATCACGTCCCCGAGGTCACCGAGGTTCCAGCCCCGGATGACGCCGTTCTCGACGGTGACGGATTCGAGTTGGTCCGAACCGGGGCGTTTGATGTTGGTGATGGTGAGTTGTGTCATTTCAGTCCCTTGAATGTTGCAGAGGCTCTAGCCTTTTGCTCCTCCCCCTTGAGGGGGGAGGCCGGGAGGGGGTGAGCGGGCACGTCCTGCGGCGCGGTTCGTAAAAGAGGCAGTCCGTCTTGTAGGTACTTAGGCTGCTCGTGCGCCCCCTCACCCCGGCCCTCTCCCACCCGGGGAGAGGGAGAAAACTACTCCCGCCCCACGAGCAGGTGATACAGCACGCTCATCCTGACCGCCTGCCCGTTTTCCACCTGCTGAACGATGCGGCTGCGGGGACCATCGGCCACGTCCGAACTGATCTCCAGGTCGCGGTTCATGGGGCCGGGGTGCAAGGCGATGGCGCCGCTCTCGGCCTCCCGCATCAGGCGCTCGTTGACCTGATAGTGGTCGGCGTACTCCTGAAGGCTGGCGAGGTATCCGGCGTTCATGCGCTCCTGCTGGAGCCGCAGGGCCATAACAGCGTGCGCGCCTCGGACAGCCTCACGGGGGTCGGTAGTCAGCGTCACGCCGGGCAGGGCGGCGAGGTCGGCGGGAAGCAGGGTCGCCGGGCCGCACAGCACGACCCTCGCGCCCAGCTTGGGCAGCAGCTCGGCATTGCTGCGAGCCACCCGCGAGTGCCGCACGTCGCCGATGATGGCGACGGTCTTGCCCTCCAGCGTGCCGAACTCCTGCCGAATGGTGTAGGCGTCCAGTAGCGCCTGGGTGGGGTGCGCCCGCCGCCCGTCGCCCGCGTTGATGACGGGCTTGCCGGAGTAGCGCGCGACGAGGTGCGCCGCGCCCGCCGCGTGGTGCCGCACGACGTAGGCATCCACCTTGTAGGCGGTCAGCACCTCCACCGTGTCGCGCAGGCTCTCGCCTTTGCTCAGGCTGCTCGCGCCCGCCGCAAAAGAAACCACGTCCGCGCTCATGCGCCGGGCGGCGAGTTCGAAGGAGACGCGGGTGCGGGTGGAGTTCTCGAAAAAGGCGGTGCAGACGGTCAGCCCTTGCAGCGCCGGAACCTTCTTCACCGGGCGGTCGAGGACCTGCGCCATCGTGTCGGCGTTGTCGAGCAGGGCGGTCAGGCGCTCGGGCGTCCAGCCGTGGAAA
It contains:
- a CDS encoding aspartate carbamoyltransferase catalytic subunit, yielding MTGSSRPRHLLDFHGWTPERLTALLDNADTMAQVLDRPVKKVPALQGLTVCTAFFENSTRTRVSFELAARRMSADVVSFAAGASSLSKGESLRDTVEVLTAYKVDAYVVRHHAAGAAHLVARYSGKPVINAGDGRRAHPTQALLDAYTIRQEFGTLEGKTVAIIGDVRHSRVARSNAELLPKLGARVVLCGPATLLPADLAALPGVTLTTDPREAVRGAHAVMALRLQQERMNAGYLASLQEYADHYQVNERLMREAESGAIALHPGPMNRDLEISSDVADGPRSRIVQQVENGQAVRMSVLYHLLVGRE
- a CDS encoding dihydroorotase, which codes for MTQLTITNIKRPGSDQLESVTVENGVIRGWNLGDLGDVIDGRGGTVAPALIELHAHLREPGQTEKEDLASGLAAAAAGGYGTVVSMPNTSPVVDDPAIVRALIEKAEGLGFARLRPAAALTKGQKGEHLAELAFLKEAGAAMFTDDGRTNENARVLRLGLEYARSLGMVVSVHAEDASLRADGVMNEGPVSEELGLPGNPAAAEAARVARDLEIVAQTGARLHVQHLSTARALDLMREAKRRGLPVTCEVCPHHLTLTDETLRSFDALYKVAPPLRTQTDADHLLEGLLDGTVDCLATDHAPHTRAEKERDLLEAPFGIASIELAFPLMWTRLGERLGLEKLLDLMTAAPARVMGWPEPTLEEGAPADLVVLDLETEREVNPAEFRSKAKFSPWAGEWLRGWPLLTVVGGKVAFRREGEGVE
- the nirD gene encoding nitrite reductase small subunit NirD, encoding MTLTLTPPSAEQTWTRVCALGDILPGTGVCALVRGQQVAVFHVAGRVFALGNRDPYTGANVLSRGLTGNAGGTLKVTSPLLKHAFDLETGVSLDDPRVSVPTYPVRVEGGDVWIGSAG
- a CDS encoding MFS transporter; its protein translation is MTQHAYLPLPAPALSADARRVVTWSTLGFTLMFAVWVMFSIVGLPIRKQLGLTDAQFTLLTAIPVLTGSLLRLPAGLLADRFGGKATFLAVTLVTAAFSLALSFASGYGTLLALALGVGLAGVSFAVGNAWIAQWAPAARQGLALGTFGAGNAGASITKLAAPLLITLVPAGLLIPGGWHFVPFAFALLLVLCALLTARLTPADAATRPQRTLADWLRPLGNVQVWRFGLYYVVFFGAYVALSLFLPKYYVDHYGLPLAEAGLLTALFIFPASLLRPLGGYLSDRFGPRGVTVASLAVMLLGLLPLTHDLPLVTFLGLTTVVGVGMGVGKASTYTLVARWYPGQMGVVGGLVGLLGGLGGFILPLTFAALKPTLGAQAAFITLLAVTFASGVVFVASMLRLRALGRRPSFA
- a CDS encoding dioxygenase family protein; the protein is MRKLAMTVLALGALWPAALAQTAPTARTCTLTPAETEGPYYTPGAPARSDLAADVRTGTPLTVSGQVLDQNCQPLRGATVDVWQADAEGQYDNSGYTLRGKVTTDARGRYTFQTVVPGEYPGRTPHIHVKVTAPGGRTLTTQLYIPGLASNARDRIYQAQMQLQNYRLQGGRATATYTFVVQR
- a CDS encoding molybdopterin oxidoreductase family protein, which encodes MPSALLPNRDPSTRVVRTTCPYCAVQCNFDLHVENNLPVRVTPTKECPVARGTVCKKGLSALNDLRHPDRLTQPLLRKNGELVPVGWPEALAYVSDALRPLLATRPDAVGVFGSGSLTNEKAYLLGKFARLALGTANIDYNGRYCMASAATALSRTVGYDRGLGFPLGDMATSDLILLVGANIAETLPPIMQYLKSARDRGAAVYSIDPRATPTAKVAGRHLALRPGTDGVLALGLLHLMKAWGRIRPTAPAHGMPEVLSQADDYPPARVAHECGIGEDELLTLGRLYAGAHKPLILTGRGPEQHAHGTDTVQAYLNLAFLTGHFGKPGGGYGTLTGQGNGQGGREHGQKADQLPGARSLRNPGHRAEIAALWGCSPDALPQPGVSAQELLNACGEEGGIEALIVLGSNPVVSAPGAGQVRERLEALRHLIVIDFLPSETAGLATLVLPGSMWCEEEGTTTNLEGRVQRRRKAITAPGAAREDWRILCDLAAAVGRPWGFTYATFRELQDEFFRATRGGLADYSGLSAERLDRASAQWPVRSADGPDTPYAYAPTYPTPDGLAKLHTPSFPPPPDHQGLTLTTGRLGNQYQSGTQTRRNPALRASLELQVHPDTARERGLNPGDLARVTTRHGTLDLPVALNPGLRPDTLFMPFHWEASANLLTSPDRLDPHSRMPAFKATPATLAPVPVAVPEARAVRPALLEGGVPV
- the nirB gene encoding nitrite reductase large subunit NirB is translated as MPQRTPQNQRPHVVIVGNGMVGHRLVDLLRAQAGPDALKVTVISEETRLAYDRVRLSAHFDDDRPNLSLATAEGYEEQGVNIAWSRATAVDREGRTVNVTGRAGEQTLAYDALVLATGSFPFVPPIPGRDAAGCFVYRSLDDLDAIREAARTARVGAVIGGGLLGLEAAGALGKLGLETHVVEFAPHLMPAQLDAEGGALLKRIIEDMGIGVHVSRATSEVCTDGAGRVTGLAFADGSRLETDLVVFSAGIRPRDDLARAGGLTVGERGGVQIDDRCVTSDPAVYAVGECALHGGRVYGLVAPGYAMARVAAANLLADLGLSGPTDARFTGADLSTKLKLLGVEVGSFGDAKGQTPEARSVSLSDNVRGTYSKLVLSPDGTRVLGGLLVGDTARYGDLLDLALSGTPLTVPPETLLVPPPGVEAPPTSANALVCSCENVRTNTLVEAISGGCRDVAGLKKCTGAGTGCGGCVPNLHGLLQTELRRLGEIVSNHLCEHFPHSRRELLDLIRVRGYRTWDEVLGAHGTGLGCETCKPAVASILASLHGEYVLKAEHAPLQDTNDAFLANIQKNGTYSVVPRVPGGEITPDGLIAIGAVAKKYGLYCKITGGQRIDLLGAQRDDLPAIWGDLIAAGFESGHAYGKSLRTVKSCVGQTWCRYGVQDSTGLAVRLELRYRGLRSPHKLKSGVSGCTRECAEARGKDFGVIATEKGWNLYVGGNGGVTPRHAVLLAADLDEETLIRTIDRFLMFYIRTADRLQRTSAWLENLEGGVEYLRGVILDDTLGLCADLDAAMAGHVDSYFDEWAATLADPAGLARFRTFVNSDARDEGVQWVNERGQVRPASPHELIPLPMAGGDD